From the Ruania alkalisoli genome, one window contains:
- the hemC gene encoding hydroxymethylbilane synthase, producing MTHGTLRLGTRASDLARTQAGTVADALAGVGVNCELVPMTSDGDVTRASLASLGGTGVFAARLRTALLAEECDLVVHSYKDLPTAPHPGLEVVASPVREDHRDALCGRDGLALAELPAGARVGTGSPRRAAQLRTVRPDLEVVDIRGNVGTRLAFVSSGELDAVVLAAAGLRRLGLDEVITETLDWPTAPGQGVLAVEIRSSQDAPLRDALAQIHDGGTWACAQAERSVLATLEAGCAAPVAAHASISDGVGTPGPRLTVRALAYRPGGGEVLEASAEVEPAEAVTAGADVARRLLADGAADWIHD from the coding sequence ATGACACACGGGACGCTCAGGCTCGGCACCCGCGCCTCCGACCTGGCTCGCACCCAGGCCGGCACCGTGGCGGATGCGTTGGCCGGCGTCGGGGTGAACTGTGAGCTGGTGCCGATGACCAGCGACGGCGATGTCACCCGTGCCTCCCTCGCCAGCCTCGGCGGCACCGGTGTGTTCGCCGCCCGGCTGCGCACGGCGCTGCTCGCCGAGGAGTGCGACCTGGTGGTGCACTCCTACAAGGACCTCCCCACGGCGCCGCACCCGGGCCTGGAGGTGGTGGCCAGCCCAGTGCGCGAGGATCACCGTGACGCTCTCTGCGGCCGCGACGGCCTCGCGCTGGCCGAGCTGCCGGCCGGGGCCCGGGTGGGCACCGGCTCACCACGCCGGGCCGCGCAGCTGCGTACTGTGCGCCCCGACCTGGAGGTCGTCGACATCCGCGGGAACGTGGGTACACGACTCGCCTTCGTCAGCTCGGGGGAGTTGGACGCGGTCGTGCTGGCCGCCGCCGGGCTGCGCCGCCTCGGGCTGGACGAGGTGATCACCGAGACCCTCGACTGGCCGACCGCACCCGGCCAGGGCGTGCTGGCCGTCGAGATCCGATCGTCGCAAGATGCGCCGTTGCGGGACGCGCTGGCGCAGATCCACGACGGCGGCACCTGGGCCTGCGCGCAGGCGGAACGTTCCGTCTTGGCCACCTTGGAGGCCGGCTGTGCGGCGCCCGTGGCCGCACATGCCTCGATCTCCGACGGCGTAGGTACCCCGGGCCCGCGCCTGACCGTCCGGGCCCTCGCCTACCGCCCGGGCGGGGGAGAGGTACTCGAGGCCTCAGCCGAGGTGGAACCCGCCGAGGCGGTCACGGCCGGTGCCGACGTCGCGCGACGGCTGCTCGCCGACGGTGCGGCCGACTGGATTCATGACTGA